DNA sequence from the Pseudomonas fluorescens Q2-87 genome:
GGTTTGGCGGGAGGCCTCAATTTCTACGCCTATGCACCCAACCCGATTGGCTACGCGGACCCCCTGGGCCTTGCGGTCGACCCCCTGATAAAACTGAAAGACCGCGGCTATACAGGCGTTACGAAAACCCCTGGTGGAGGTCTCGACTATTCTGAAAGCAATGCGCTCTACAACAAAAAACCTGGCGTAAACCCGATCGTCAGAATTGAATACACCGGGGACTACGCCAAAGACTTCGAGGCCGCGAACAAAGCGGCCAAGTTGAGCCAGAAAACCACACCGGCCGGCCATGTATGGCACCATCTGGACGATTACGATCCCAAGACCAACACCGGCACCATGCAGCTCATCAAGCAAAGCGCCCACAACGGCATCGGCCATAGCGGGGGCGTTGCTCAATACAAAGCGGCTACAGGCAAGGCCTATACCCACCCCGCTCGTTTCAAGAGCAGAACAACAGGAGCCTCCAAATGCGGTTGACCCTCGAAGAATCCGAACAGGCCCTCTCCGTGCAGGAGCTGAATGAGTTCCAAGAGAAATTCAATGTGCAATTACCGACAGCCTTCAGGGAGTTTTATCTAAAGCACAACGGCGGCGATTTGTCTGAGCGTTGTAGCGAGAACGAGTTTTTGCTGGGCGGATTCACACCGATCAAATACGGCAATGCGCCTATCGAAGTTGTCTATCGCGACCTGGTTGACGATATTCCATCGTTGAAAGGAATGATCCCTTTTGCATACGACCAGGGCGGTAATTCATTTCTGCTCTCGCTCAAAGAAGATGACTTTGAAAACATCTACCTGTATTTGATGGACGAAGAAGATTTGGCGTTCGTATGCGAATCATTTGAAGAATTCCTCGCTGAACTCACAAGCCAGTAGCAACTGGGTCCGCGCATTCGATGTGGCACTGGCGAGCAAAGCGCTGAGTTCGGGCAACAATTGGCCAGGGCAAATCAAGCCTCAACGCCAACCCAAAGGGCTCGCCGAATCAGTCAGCAGGCCCTTGGGTTTTTCCCTGCGACGTGGAATGGCTATAGTCAATTGATCTGGGTCAAGACTTGTTACATCCGCTACACCATTCTACGCAGAGCCCCAACGCGACCAAAGGTCGCACCCTTGAGCCAGAGCGACAGGCGTATCATTGCGCCACTGCAACACCCCCCTGTGACCCTGGTCGGCACGTACTGGCCTCGGCACTTTCCACTGCCGTGGGATGCAATTGATGAGCAACCAGATTCCGGTACATGACGTTACCCCGCCTGCCAAGGACGCGAATAAAAGCGTCGACCTCTATGCCTCTCGGGAAAAAATCTACACCCGTGCCTTCACTGGCCTGTTTCGCAATCTGCGAATGGTCGGTGGAGCGGCGTTGTTCCTGCTGTACTTCGGTACGGTCTGGTTGAACTGGGGCGGTCATCAGGCCGTCTGGTGGAACCTGCCGGAACGCAAATTCTTTATTTTCGGTGCAACTTTCTGGCCCCAGGATTTCATCCTGCTGTCCGGGCTGCTGATCATTGCCGCCTTCGGCCTGTTTTTCATTACCGTCTATGCCGGACGAGTCTGGTGTGGCTACACCTGCCCGCAAAGCGTATGGACGTGGATTTTCATGTGGTGCGAAAAAGTCACCGAAGGCGACCGTAACCAGCGCATCAAGCTCGACAAGGCGCCCATGGGGGCCAACAAGTTCCTGCGCAAAACCGCCAAGCACAGCCTGTGGTTGCTGATCGGTTTTGTTACCGGCATGACCTTTGTCGGCTACTTCACACCGATCCGAGAACTGGTGTTCGAATTCTTCACCGGCCAGGCCGATGGCTGGTCATATTTCTGGGTCGGCTTCTTCACCCTCGCCACTTATGGCAACGCCGGCTGGCTGCGTGAACAGGTGTGCATCTATATGTGCCCTTATGCCCGCTTCCAGAGCGTCATGTTCGACAAAGACACCCTGATCGTTTCCTACGACCCGCGTCGTGGCGAAAGCCGTGGCCCGCGCAAGAAAGGTGTTGATTACAAGGCCCTGGGGCTGGGGGATTGCATCGATTGCACCATGTGCGTCCAGGTTTGCCCCACCGGCATCGACATACGCGACGGCCTGCAGATCGAGTGCATCGGTTGTGCGGCGTGCATCGACGCCTGCGACAACATCATGGACAAGATGGATTACCCGCGCGGCCTGATCAGCTACACCACTGAACACAACCTGTCGGGCCAGAAAACCCACAAGCTGCGCCCGCGC
Encoded proteins:
- a CDS encoding SMI1/KNR4 family protein, whose product is MRLTLEESEQALSVQELNEFQEKFNVQLPTAFREFYLKHNGGDLSERCSENEFLLGGFTPIKYGNAPIEVVYRDLVDDIPSLKGMIPFAYDQGGNSFLLSLKEDDFENIYLYLMDEEDLAFVCESFEEFLAELTSQ
- the ccoG gene encoding cytochrome c oxidase accessory protein CcoG, with amino-acid sequence MSNQIPVHDVTPPAKDANKSVDLYASREKIYTRAFTGLFRNLRMVGGAALFLLYFGTVWLNWGGHQAVWWNLPERKFFIFGATFWPQDFILLSGLLIIAAFGLFFITVYAGRVWCGYTCPQSVWTWIFMWCEKVTEGDRNQRIKLDKAPMGANKFLRKTAKHSLWLLIGFVTGMTFVGYFTPIRELVFEFFTGQADGWSYFWVGFFTLATYGNAGWLREQVCIYMCPYARFQSVMFDKDTLIVSYDPRRGESRGPRKKGVDYKALGLGDCIDCTMCVQVCPTGIDIRDGLQIECIGCAACIDACDNIMDKMDYPRGLISYTTEHNLSGQKTHKLRPRLIGYALVLLAMISLLVTAFFMRSLVGFDVSKDRVLYRENAEGRIENVYSLKIMNKDQRDHTYVLEAAGLPDLKLQGRREIKVAAGEIFSQPVELSSAPEQLPSSTNEVIFILKDADDESVHIEAKSRFIGPQTR